A stretch of the Phyllopteryx taeniolatus isolate TA_2022b chromosome 5, UOR_Ptae_1.2, whole genome shotgun sequence genome encodes the following:
- the LOC133477860 gene encoding prosaposin receptor GPR37-like gives MLTRLVCVWMCAEAAARAADEQSRRWRTFDGATSRDVLWPGSDSQSSEPAALPASPVRLRNGRGADAERRSSECPHGAAVARRRTERARGERLRRRAAAAWRASAQEQDLESASNANANASDYDYDDHAGPGSTDAPPLEPGTPRSKVKPVRNPFYPLGAGALGAYALLAAALALVCAGVLGNVSLMCMVCHNYYMRSISNSLLANMALWDFLVLFLCLPLVLFHALTDDWLLGEMACRLVPFLEVASLGVTTFTLCALCIDRFRAAANVRSYYEMTDNWASTAAKLAVIWVGALLLALPELLIRQLVTEEADAPGGGAAGTACERCVVRVSTRLPDTLYVLGLTYGGARLWWFFGCYFCLPTLFTIFCSLATAHKIRGAERAAAPTRGTKKQIRLESQMNCTVVALAILYGFCLIPENICNVVVAYMAAGVPPRTLDVLHLLSQLLLFCKAAAAPLLVLCLCEPFRRAFLDCCCCCCREFGAPYPESSADAGGVANEELELTRGDAAPDDGETSTAYAAVGTHC, from the exons ATGCTGACCCGGCTGGTGTGCGTGTGGATGTGCGCCGAGGCCGCCGCGCGCGCCGCGGATGAGCAGAGCCGACGGTGGCGCACGTTCGACGGGGCGACGTCGCGGGATGTCCTCTGGCCGGGGTCGGACTCGCAGTCGTCCGAACCCGCGGCGCTTCCAGCGAGCCCTGTGCGTCTTAGGAATGGACGAGGAGCGGATGCGGAGCGGCGCTCGAGCGAATGCCCACACGGGGCGGCGGTGGCGAGGAGGCGCACCGAGCGGGCGAGAGGTGAGCGGCTCCGCCGCCGAGCCGCTGCCGCCTGGCGGGCCTCGGCTCAGGAGCAAGACCTCGAGTCGGCCTCCAACGCCAACGCCAACGCCAGCGACTACGACTACGACGACCACGCGGGGCCCGGCTCGACCGACGCGCCGCCCTTGGAGCCGGGCACCCCGCGGAGCAAAGTCAAGCCGGTGAGGAACCCCTTCTACCCGCTGGGCGCCGGGGCGCTCGGCGCCTACGCGCTGCTGGCGGCCGCCTTGGCGTTGGTGtgcgcgggcgtgctgggcaACGTGTCGCTCATGTGCATGGTGTGCCACAACTACTACATGAGGAGCATCTCCAACTCGCTGCTGGCCAACATGGCGCTGTGGGACTTCCTGGTGCTCTTCCTGTGCCTGCCGCTGGTGCTCTTCCACGCGCTGACCGACGACTGGCTGCTGGGGGAAATGGCCTGCAGGCTCGTGCCCTTCCTGGAG GTGGCGTCCCTCGGGGTGACGACGTTCACTCTGTGCGCCCTCTGCATCGACCGCTTCCGTGCCGCCGCAAACGTGCGCTCGTACTACGAGATGACGGACAACTGGGCTTCCACCGCCGCCAAGCTGGCCGTCATCTGGGTGGGCGCCCTGCTGTTGGCCCTGCCCGAGCTCCTCATCCGCCAGCTGGTGACAGAGGAGGCCGACGCCCCCGGAGGCGGCGCGGCGGGGACGGCGTGCGAGCGCTGCGTGGTGCGCGTGTCCACCCGACTGCCGGACACGCTGTACGTCCTGGGCCTGACGTACGGCGGCGCCCGCCTGTGGTGGTTCTTCGGCTGCTACTTCTGCCTACCCACGCTCTTCACCATCTTCTGCTCGCTGGCCACCGCCCACAAGATCCGCGGGGCCGAGCGGGCGGCGGCGCCCACGCGCGGCACCAAGAAGCAGATCCGCCTGGAGAGCCAGATGAACTGCACGGTGGTGGCGCTGGCCATCCTCTATGGCTTCTGCCTCATCCCCGAGAACATCTGCAACGTGGTGGTGGCCTACATGGCGGCGGGGGTGCCGCCCCGGACCCTGGACGTCCTGCACCTGCTGAGCCAGCTGCTCCTGTTCTGCAAGGCGGCCGCCGCGCCGCTGCTGGTCCTGTGCCTGTGCGAGCCTTTCCGCCGGGCATTCCTGGactgttgctgctgttgctgtcgGGAGTTCGGCGCCCCCTACCCCGAGTCGTCCGCGGACGCCGGTGGCGTCGCCAACGAAGAGCTGGAGCTAACGCGCGGTGACGCCGCCCCCGACGACGGGGAGACGTCCACCGCCTACGCCGCAGTTGGCACCCACTGCTGA